A part of Geothrix oryzae genomic DNA contains:
- a CDS encoding Lrp/AsnC family transcriptional regulator codes for MNLDRIDCEILRLLQKDARLSNKELAAAVGLAPSSCLARVQHLRSEGVLRGAHAEVDPEALGVGLQALIAVQLRQHSRTQVKAFWKHVLGLPEVLAVFHVAGTHDFQVHVAVRDAHHLRDLALDAFTTRPEVAHIQTSLIFEWAKGQVMPNYRA; via the coding sequence ATGAACCTTGATCGAATCGACTGCGAAATTCTTCGACTTTTACAGAAGGATGCTCGGCTATCCAACAAGGAACTGGCTGCCGCCGTGGGTCTGGCGCCCTCCTCCTGCCTGGCCCGCGTGCAGCATCTGCGCTCCGAGGGCGTCCTCCGGGGCGCCCACGCCGAGGTGGACCCCGAGGCGCTCGGCGTCGGCCTCCAGGCCCTCATCGCCGTGCAGCTGCGCCAGCACAGCCGGACCCAGGTGAAGGCCTTCTGGAAGCATGTCCTGGGGCTTCCGGAGGTGCTGGCGGTCTTCCATGTGGCCGGCACGCACGACTTCCAGGTGCATGTGGCCGTGCGGGACGCCCATCACCTGCGGGACCTGGCGCTGGATGCCTTCACCACGCGGCCCGAGGTGGCCCACATCCAGACCAGCCTCATCTTCGAGTGGGCCAAGGGTCAGGTGATGCCGAACTACCGGGCCTGA
- a CDS encoding trans-sulfuration enzyme family protein: MSKPTASTSLETQAVHAGREVLHEQGIHAMPIDLSSTYPVQNLDEGGRSLEAMAMGGLPIGSPVYSRLYNPTVARYEQGLAQLEGAAECVAFGSGMAAVTACLMAAKQRGGHIVAVRPLYGGTDHLLASGMLGLEVSWAEADGIAAAIRPDTAMVIVETPANPTLAMVDLEDVVRQAGKVPVLVDNTFATPILQNPIKHGATLVLHSATKFLGGHGDVLAGLVATNNDWATELRKVRVITGNVLHPLAAYLLHRSLPTLPLRVRAQQDGAKIIAERLAKHPAVSAVHFPGLQGQDPKGLLGRQMKGPGSLMAFEVKGGFEAAAIVMAEVKLMTPAVSLGSVDTLIQHPAALTHRVVDAEAREHSGVSQSLMRLSVGLEGPEDLWADLEQALAKAMAGMAVGTSR, from the coding sequence ATGTCCAAGCCCACCGCCTCGACCTCACTGGAAACCCAGGCCGTCCATGCCGGCCGCGAAGTGCTCCATGAGCAGGGCATCCACGCCATGCCCATCGACCTCAGCAGCACCTACCCGGTGCAGAACCTCGATGAGGGCGGTCGCAGCCTCGAGGCCATGGCCATGGGGGGCCTGCCCATCGGCAGCCCCGTCTATTCGCGCCTCTACAATCCCACCGTCGCCCGCTATGAGCAGGGCCTAGCCCAGCTCGAAGGCGCGGCGGAGTGCGTGGCCTTCGGTTCCGGCATGGCCGCGGTGACGGCCTGCCTCATGGCCGCCAAGCAGCGGGGCGGCCATATCGTGGCCGTGCGACCCCTCTACGGCGGCACGGATCACCTGCTGGCCTCGGGCATGCTGGGCCTGGAAGTGAGCTGGGCCGAGGCCGACGGCATCGCCGCCGCCATCCGCCCCGACACCGCCATGGTGATCGTGGAAACCCCCGCCAACCCCACCCTGGCCATGGTGGACCTGGAGGATGTGGTCCGACAGGCGGGCAAGGTGCCCGTGCTGGTGGACAACACCTTCGCCACCCCCATCCTGCAGAACCCCATCAAGCACGGCGCGACGCTGGTTCTCCACAGCGCCACCAAGTTCCTGGGCGGCCACGGCGACGTGCTGGCGGGCCTCGTGGCCACCAACAACGACTGGGCCACGGAGCTGCGCAAGGTGCGCGTCATCACGGGCAATGTGCTGCACCCGCTGGCCGCCTATCTGCTGCATCGCAGCCTCCCCACGCTGCCCCTGCGGGTGCGTGCCCAGCAGGACGGCGCCAAGATCATCGCGGAGCGGCTGGCCAAGCACCCCGCCGTTTCCGCCGTGCACTTCCCGGGCCTCCAGGGGCAGGACCCCAAGGGCCTCCTGGGCCGCCAGATGAAAGGGCCCGGCTCCCTCATGGCCTTCGAGGTGAAGGGCGGCTTCGAGGCCGCCGCCATCGTGATGGCCGAGGTGAAGCTCATGACGCCCGCCGTCTCCCTGGGGAGTGTCGACACGCTGATCCAGCACCCGGCGGCGCTCACCCACCGCGTGGTGGACGCGGAGGCCCGGGAGCACAGCGGCGTCTCCCAGTCGCTCATGCGGCTGTCCGTGGGGCTGGAAGGTCCCGAGGACCTCTGGGCCGATCTGGAGCAGGCCCTGGCCAAAGCCATGGCCGGGATGGCCGTAGGTACCTCCCGGTAA
- the recG gene encoding ATP-dependent DNA helicase RecG has protein sequence MSLAPLPLSSKVTVLRGLGPARAAALQEAGIDSLRDLLWSLPYRYVDRGSLRPLGSLEMRGFEAADPGLVTVLGTVRDLRQSTTRVQRMALTEALLDDGTGTLRLIWFNQPYLARALKVGDRVLAFGSLFVGRHGLEMRGPQFEQMGREEDIGWVRRYLPLYRKLGPLTGRVRQKLAQEALGRAHPPEEWLPLELSRDLPEPLAAFRLLHDPPDDSDPALLESGDSPAHQRLAAEELFAFSLGVALRRAGRLKRHGLVVPTSPELRERLRSFLPFRLTGAQRRAFKDIVADLTSGRVMNRLLQGDVGSGKTLVALLSMAMVAETGGQGALLVPTEVLARQHAASFRRYLGDQADSLQLLLGGMKAGEKRAALARIASGEARYVIGTHALFQEAVAFHRLQLVVVDEQHRFGVKQREALKEKGGDPHWLVMSATPIPRSLALAVFGDLDQSVLDELPPGRQPITTKLHKPDAAERAWEQVRRELAEGRQAFVVSPSIDPSDEGKVQLRDIQAMEALLRSIFPDEGIEVVHGRLKADEMAARMGRFVAGGAKILLATTVIEVGVDVPNATVMVVDHAERFGLSQLHQLRGRVGRGAHRSHFLMISGSETERLQTLVETQDGFRIAQRDLELRGPGEFFGVRQAGLPQFQVADLVRDRHLLARCREAADRTLTLGLSEAQAAWLKREQVRLRLAEIS, from the coding sequence ATGTCGCTTGCTCCCCTCCCACTGTCGTCCAAGGTCACGGTCCTCCGGGGCCTGGGACCGGCGCGGGCGGCGGCGCTGCAGGAGGCCGGCATCGACAGCCTCCGCGACCTGCTGTGGAGCCTGCCCTACCGCTATGTGGACCGCGGCAGCCTGCGGCCCCTGGGCAGCCTCGAGATGCGGGGCTTCGAAGCGGCGGATCCCGGCCTGGTGACGGTGCTCGGCACCGTGCGCGACCTGCGGCAGAGCACCACACGGGTGCAGCGCATGGCCCTCACCGAGGCGCTGCTCGACGATGGGACGGGCACCCTGCGCCTGATCTGGTTCAACCAGCCCTACCTGGCCCGTGCGCTCAAGGTGGGAGACCGCGTGCTGGCCTTCGGCTCGCTCTTCGTGGGGCGCCACGGCCTGGAGATGCGCGGACCGCAGTTCGAGCAGATGGGCCGGGAGGAGGACATCGGCTGGGTCCGGCGATACCTCCCCCTGTACCGGAAGCTGGGGCCGCTCACGGGGCGGGTCCGGCAGAAGCTGGCCCAGGAGGCTCTGGGGCGGGCCCATCCGCCGGAAGAATGGCTGCCGCTGGAGCTGTCCAGGGACCTTCCCGAGCCCCTGGCTGCCTTCCGCCTGCTGCATGATCCGCCCGACGACAGCGATCCCGCCCTGCTGGAATCCGGCGACTCGCCGGCCCATCAGCGGCTGGCTGCCGAGGAGCTCTTTGCCTTCTCGCTGGGCGTGGCCCTGCGCCGGGCCGGTCGCCTCAAGCGCCACGGCCTGGTGGTGCCCACCTCGCCCGAGCTGCGCGAGCGTCTCAGGTCGTTTCTTCCCTTCCGCCTGACCGGGGCCCAGCGGCGGGCCTTCAAGGACATCGTGGCCGACCTCACCTCGGGCCGCGTCATGAACCGCCTACTTCAGGGCGATGTGGGCAGCGGCAAGACGCTGGTGGCGCTGCTGTCGATGGCGATGGTCGCGGAGACCGGGGGACAGGGGGCCCTGCTGGTGCCGACGGAGGTGCTGGCCCGCCAGCACGCGGCCAGCTTCCGGCGCTACCTGGGCGATCAGGCCGATTCCCTCCAGCTGCTGCTGGGCGGCATGAAGGCGGGTGAAAAACGGGCTGCGCTCGCCCGCATCGCCAGCGGCGAGGCCCGCTATGTGATCGGCACCCACGCGCTGTTCCAGGAGGCCGTCGCCTTCCACCGGCTGCAGCTGGTGGTGGTGGACGAGCAGCATCGCTTCGGGGTGAAGCAGCGGGAGGCCCTGAAGGAGAAGGGCGGCGACCCCCACTGGCTGGTGATGAGCGCCACGCCCATCCCGCGCTCGCTTGCCCTGGCCGTGTTTGGCGACCTGGACCAGAGTGTCCTGGACGAGCTGCCACCGGGTCGGCAGCCCATCACCACCAAGCTGCACAAACCGGACGCCGCCGAGCGGGCCTGGGAGCAGGTGCGGCGGGAGCTGGCCGAGGGACGCCAGGCCTTCGTGGTGAGCCCCAGCATCGATCCCTCGGACGAGGGCAAGGTGCAGCTGCGCGACATCCAGGCCATGGAAGCGCTGCTGCGGAGCATCTTCCCCGACGAGGGGATCGAGGTGGTCCACGGCCGCCTGAAGGCTGATGAGATGGCGGCCCGCATGGGGCGTTTCGTGGCGGGCGGGGCGAAGATTCTCCTGGCCACCACGGTCATCGAGGTGGGGGTGGATGTGCCCAACGCCACGGTGATGGTGGTGGACCACGCCGAACGCTTCGGCCTGAGCCAACTCCACCAGCTGCGGGGCCGCGTGGGGCGCGGCGCCCACCGCAGCCACTTCCTCATGATCAGCGGTTCCGAAACGGAACGGTTGCAGACGCTGGTGGAGACCCAGGACGGCTTCCGCATCGCCCAGCGCGACCTGGAGCTGCGGGGACCCGGGGAGTTCTTCGGTGTGCGTCAGGCAGGGCTTCCCCAGTTCCAGGTGGCCGATCTGGTGCGGGACCGCCACCTCCTGGCCCGCTGCCGGGAAGCCGCCGACCGCACCCTGACCCTGGGCCTCAGCGAAGCGCAGGCGGCCTGGCTGAAGCGGGAGCAGGTGCGGCTGAGGCTGGCGGAGATCAGCTGA